A genomic stretch from Podospora pseudoanserina strain CBS 124.78 chromosome 3, whole genome shotgun sequence includes:
- a CDS encoding hypothetical protein (EggNog:ENOG503PMQE) — MQRGSIFGASTSSPSDDATDFLTKRKPDGSCQGHILVPKELLAPMLYDVGVLFLSKRDSDKNEARCLSSLGSAFEICTSNIILKMSTKSVLFAGLQLLVVVCSAQKNEFFRWNTPRAAGLEGPSLDRRQTTPPGYHPEFGSCGSGTTCENACGANWLSCRASTELSLFCYNQVDLGQSCCENGSGRACDRGYYCAWKELGGRVWCCEDGQSLEECGVGGGTTSAPPSSSTATTSAGPSGSTDTTTTPTDTESDFPTATDSQCVPSTVTSWGTTTVVSTFEVTVTVGTGECNTASTVTSPPGSSSWTDTTITKPPTSQTTHRPTNSTTTSPIVTAGSSDLRVNLGSLALFVLGVMLY, encoded by the exons ATGCAGCGGGGTTCAATATTCGGGGCTTCAACTTCTAGCCCATCAGATGACGCCACGGACTTTTtgaccaaaagaaaacctgATGGTTCCTGCCAGGGTCACATCTTGGTTCCCAAAGAACTCTTAGCTCCCATGCTTTATGATGTCGGCGTCTTGTTCCTGAGCAAGCGTGACTCGGATAAGAATGAGGCTCGctgcctctcctctcttGGCAGTGCTTTCGAAATCTGTACCTCCAACATCATTTTGAAAATGTCGACAAAAAGTGTCCTTTTTGCAGGCCTCCAgctcttggtggtggtctgctCTGCGCAGAAGAACGAGTTCTTCCGGTGGAACACACCGAGGGCAGCTGGCCTGGAAGGACCATCCCTCGATCGTCGTCAGACAACTCCTCCTGGCTATCATCCCGAGTTTGGCTCATGCGGTAGCGGTACAACTTGCGAAAATGCCTGCGGTGCAAACTGGCTGTCGTGCAGGGCGTCGACGGAGCTGTCGTTGTTCTGCTACAACCAAGTGGATCTAGGTCAAAGCTGTTGTGAGAATGGCTCAGGGCGTGCCTGTGACCGTGGATACTATTGCGCATGGAAAGAACTCGGCGGAAGAGTATGGTGCTGCGAAGAT GGCCAAAGTCTGGAAGAATGCGGTGTGGGCGGAGGGACCACGTCTGCACCCCCTTCATCCTCCACGGCAACCACCTCGGCGGGCCCAAGCGGCTCAACagacaccacaaccacaccaacgGACACAGAGAGCGACTTTCCTACCGCAACAGACAGTCAGTGTGtcccctccaccgtcaccTCATGGGGAACAACCACCGTGGTCTCAACCTTTGAAGTGACCGTCACTGTTGGGACTGGCGAGTGCAACACGGCATCAACTGTGACTTCCCCCCCAGGCAGCTCATCCTGGACCGACACCACGATAACGAAGCCACCAACATCCCAAACAACTCACAGACCTACG AACTCAACGACGACCTCGCCTATCGTCACCGCAGGCAGCAGTGATTTGAGAGTCAATCTTGGCTCATTGGCACTTTTTGTGCTCGGAGTGATGCTGTACTAA
- a CDS encoding hypothetical protein (EggNog:ENOG503PNM1), translating to MTIRPVGSLHEIEHVPSQEPLVHFPVGFPGRQTPSSIINTSWHHSNITTHLHSMGYFVGITSTGFVGTDELSAVTSFQPCHIFGDQMLIGTGIRVGFYLLYIAAIVAVLFGVDKQFRFWHGAWGILALSLFLSMFLNVVDYNLIIIDYAILIQLVLWYPVYFVFTVLFRQALVVDGRRGAKTDTEYRERLQRCRQSAVTELDVARARAYSDVLKAFALHAAAEEADADHDAAQEALVHAVQHYVSHWHEQIEVPAEDGSQLGNNTDGGAVTTVYNTELIEEIAAAPTRADIDKLRDLYVAALVHSNHSVAEARAAEHEVALIASEELVIKRRARRPKNAFRHFLLTTSYKDQLTAAIGLLIWSMYMFGTAALNWPLLRNGNKQGGTCDNVPTVYFVLAPKKPFADAGFATFLRVWTVGVCIVAVITTAVALFILFVSFFGPAALGLRQKERKRKGKKSVESGQGEYVYDVRSSPGYSCKARGRHTQEILSCIHQTQSRTIRHRYQSRTTSPIQFTLWNIPWAVLLAVLLLVTIVCAELTINRQGPNNNMPLDFARPPLRETSEILGFLIGLYSLVLTLLSVIGAFVAAILRKRRRGNQHDEQHIHYYRREKGGQAGRSEQPALVD from the coding sequence ATGACTATCAGGCCAGTCGGCAGCCTTCATGAGATCGAGCATGTCCCCTCTCAAGAGCCCCTCGTCCATTTCCCTGTGGGTTTCCCTGGAAGGCAAACTCCATCCTCTATCATCAACACATCCTGGCACcacagcaacatcaccactcaCTTGCACTCGATGGGCTACTTCGTGGgcatcaccagcaccggcttCGTGGGGACCGACGAGCTGAGTGCGGTGACCTCTTTTCAACCATGTCATATCTTTGGTGATCAGATGCTCATCGGCACGGGAATTCGTGTTGGATTCTACCTGCTTTATATCGCTGCCATTGTTGCCGTCCTGTTTGGCGTTGACAAGCAATTCCGTTTCTGGCACGGCGCATGGGGTATTCTGGCCCTGTCCCTCTTTTTGTCCATGTTCCTCAACGTTGTGGACTACAATTTGATTATCATTGACTACGCCATCTTGATCCAGCTCGTACTCTGGTATCCAGTCTATTTCGTCTTCACTGTTCTCTTCCGACAGGcattggtggttgatgggaggaggggagccaAGACCGACACAGAATATCGAGAGCGTCTTCAGCGTTGTCGACAGTCAGCAGTGACAGAGCTGGATGTTGCACGAGCACGAGCCTATTCTGATGTTTTGAAAGCATTTGCTCTACatgcggcggcggaggaagCAGACGCAGATCATGACGCTGCTCAAGAAGCCCTTGTTCATGCGGTACAGCACTACGTCTCCCACTGGCATGAGCAGATCGAGGTCCCGGCCGAGGACGGCTCTCAGCTGGGGAACAACACCGACGGTGGGGCCGTGACAACAGTCTACAACACTGAGCTGATCGAGGAAATTGCAGCCGCTCCCACCCGCGCCGATATTGACAAGCTCCGGGATCTCTACGTTGCGGCATTGGTCCATTCCAACCACTCCGTGGCCGAAGCCCGAGCCGCTGAGCATGAGGTTGCCCTCATTGCGTCTGAAGAACTCGTCATCAAGCGCCGAGCACGACGACCCAAGAATGCCTTCCGGCATTTCTTGCTGACAACCAGTTACAAAGACCAGCTGACGGCTGCCATCGGGCTCTTGATCTGGTCGATGTACATGTTTGGGACGGCGGCACTAAACTGGCCACTTCTCCGCAATGGTAACAAGCAAGGTGGCACCTGTGACAATGTTCCAACCGTTTACTTTGTCCTGGCGCCGAAGAAGCCTTTCGCAGATGCAGGATTTGCCACCTTTCTTCGGGTCTGGACCGTCGGAGTTTGCATCGTCGCTGTCATCACCACGGCCGTTGCCCTATTTATCTTGTTTGTCAGCTTTTTTGGCCCCGCTGCACTTGGTCTACGccagaaggagaggaagaggaagggcaAGAAGTCAGTCGAGTCAGGTCAAGGAGAGTACGTCTATGATGTCCGGAGCTCACCAGGCTACTCTTGCAAAGCTCGTGGTCGACACACGCAGGAGATCCTTTCCTGCATTCACCAGACTCAGTCCCGAACAATCAGACATCGATACCAAAGCAGAACAACCTCGCCAATTCAGTTCACCCTGTGGAATATCCCCTGGGCCGTTTTGCTAGctgtgctgttgttggtcacGATCGTCTGTGCCGAGCTGACCATCAACAGGCAAggccccaacaacaacatgccGTTGGATTTTGCTCGGCCGCCTCTTCGCGAGACTTCGGAGATCCTTGGCTTCTTGATTGGGTTGTATTCTCTGGTGTTGACGCTACTCAGTGTGATCGGGGCGTTTGTTGCGGCCATCCTTCGCAAGCGTCGCCGAGGCAATCAGCATGACGAGCAGCATATCCACTACTATCGACGTGAGAAGGGGGGTCAAGCAGGGAGGTCCGAACAGCCTGCATTGGTGGATTGA
- a CDS encoding hypothetical protein (COG:O; MEROPS:MER0078639; EggNog:ENOG503P03Y), producing MLPSLLFTMLSGAAFIHPTIASPSVILEKVEAKSIPPGWSFDHNATSTDKITLTIALKEPGFSEVKARLHQRQFGGNDDHLSRDQLHTYLQPKNKNIETVKSWLRSNAGVKNVHVQGSLLSFETTARQVKDLFSADLKYYTYSSDDDDENVLRTTALRALSYSIPSWLRAYIDFVHPITNFMPPRKAGRPTKKPTPNKPTTTKKASSSSAKATPTKKATSTTTKRTSPTTPKVLTSTTTGRTSTTTIKNTSSSTKKPITTSRPIGIPTITSALPQETGLPDPEEPYEGNYPCLVATSPRCIKQLYNITYPPYNPASSPRSPVNFGVAGFLEQWILHADVADFLSQYQPDYLYRSATPTGPYNFTVELINGGINPQNDPANAGIEASLDVEYAMALGYPTNVIYYVTGGRGTKLDRDGNPSSPEETDNEPYLEFLEALLAKPDAELPHVLSISYADDEISVPRPYALRVCDLFAALAARGVSTFVASGDGGAAGTGQTRCVMNDGSGQKKMFIPTFPASCPYVTAVGAVDNVAPPFTGEDFSAGGFSNYFDRPSWQDEAVKPYVDGFVSRGDPRVGLFNSTGRAMPDISAIGSGFQIIMGGEMSEVLGTSASAPVVAAMVALINDARMRAGKQSLGWLNPLLYSAKVRAVLRDVTVGESYGCLFPDGSTQDGWPAVQGYDCVTGLGAVRQFDELMEALL from the coding sequence ATGCTACCCTCACTTCTCTTCACCATGCTGAGCGGTGCCGCTTtcatccatcccaccattGCCTCTCCATCCGTCATCCTTGAGAAAGTCGAAGCCAAATCCATTCCACCAGGCTGGTCATTCGACCACAATGCCACCTCCACCGATAAAATCACACTCACCATCGCCCTCAAAGAGCCTGGCTTTTCCGAAGTCAAAGCAAGGCTACACCAACGCCAGTTTGGGGGTAACGACGACCACCTTTCGAGAGATCAGCTCCACACTTATCTCCAGCCCAAAAACAAGAATATCGAAACAGTAAAATCCTGGCTAAGGTCCAACGCAGGAGTCAAAAATGTCCACGTCCAGGGGAGTTTGCTCTCCTTTGAGACAACAGCGCGACAAGTCAAGGACTTGTTCTCTGCTGATCTGAAGTATTACACTTACTCTtccgacgatgatgacgaaaaTGTCCTCAGGACCACCGCTCTCAGGGCGTTGTCGTATAGCATCCCATCCTGGCTCCGTGCCTACATCGACTTTGTGCACCCCATAACCAACTTCATGCCCCCGCGTAAAGCAGGTCGTCCGACCAAAAAGCCAACTCCCAAtaagccaaccaccaccaagaaagcATCATCTTCAAGCGCAAAAGCAACCCCGACCAAGAAAGCAACCTCGACCACCACAAAGAGGACATCCCCTACCACCCCGAAGGTTCTAACTTCAACAACCACTGGAAGGACGTCAACCACTACCATCAAAAATACAAGCTCCTCTACCAAGAAaccaatcaccacctcccgGCCCATAGGCatcccaaccatcacctcgGCGCTCCCCCAAGAAACCGGTCTCCCAGATCCGGAAGAGCCCTACGAAGGCAACTACCCTTGCCTTGTAGCTACATCCCCTCGCTGCATTAAGCAGCTCTACAACATTACCTACCCGCCCTACAACCCCGCCAGCTCCCCCCGTTCCCCCGTAAACTTTGGTGTCGCGGGCTTCCTAGAACAATGGATCCTCCACGCCGACGTCGCCGACTTTCTCTCTCAATACCAACCCGACTACCTCTACCGGTCCGCCACTCCCACCGGTCCCTACAACTTCACAGTGGAGCTCATCAATGGCGGCATAAACCCCCAAAACGACCCCGCCAACGCCGGAATAGAAGCCAGTCTGGATGTCGAGTACGCCATGGCGCTCGGGTACCCTACCAATGTCATCTACTACGTCACCGGAGGCAGAGGAACAAAACTCGACCGTGAcggcaacccctcctcccccgaagAAACAGACAACGAGCCCTACCTCGAGTTCCTCgaagccctcctcgccaaaccAGACGCCGAACTCCCCCACGTCCTGAGCATCAGCTacgccgacgacgagatcTCCGTTCCCCGGCCCTACGCCCTCCGAGTCTGCGATTTATTCGCCGCCCTCGCAGCGCGGGGCGTCTCGACCTTTGTCGCGAGCGGCGACGGCGGAGCAGCGGGGACAGGCCAAACCCGCTGCGTCATGAACGACGGGTCCGGGCAGAAGAAAATGTTCATCCCCACCTTCCCCGCCAGTTGTCCCTACGTCACCGCCGTCGGGGCGGTAGACAACGTCGCGCCGCCGTTTACGGGAGAGGACTTCAGCGCCGGGGGGTTCAGCAACTACTTTGACCGCCCCAGCTGGCAAGACGAGGCCGTCAAGCCCTACGTCGACGGGTTCGTCAGTCGCGGTGACCCACGGGTGGGGCTCTTCAACAGCACGGGGCGGGCGATGCCGGATATTAGCGCTATCGGGTCCGGGTTTCAGATCATCATGGGTGGAGAAATGAGCGAGGTCTTGGGCACCAGCGCGAGCGCGCCCGTCgtggcggccatggtggcTTTGATCAACGACGCGAGGATGCGCGCGGGGAAACAGAGTCTCGGCTGGCTGAACCCTCTGCTGTATTCGGCAAAGGTGAGGGCGGTGCTTAGGGATGTGACGGTGGGCGAGAGCTATGGGTGCCTGTTTCCTGATGGCAGCACGCAGGATGGGTGGCCTGCCGTTCAGGGGTACGATTGTGTTACGGGTCTTGGTGCTGTCAGGCAGTTTGACGAGCTCATGGAAGCCCTGCTGTAG
- a CDS encoding hypothetical protein (COG:P; EggNog:ENOG503NZSD), whose protein sequence is MAAEGGTDGGFQAYHEPHVIEILILISFFLFLALSDWLADKIFRAGLIGQIIVGLVYGVPLANILEINWRETFLALGYVGLLLITFEGGLTIRLDLLRQNFILSTIAALFGLLTPIALSFALLYAGFGHAPLEAFIVGTALCSTSLGTIFVVINSASNATDYSQTRIGTVLISAAVLDDVCGLVLVSVIHQLRGIAEDGDVNLGWIIGRPVLASGLLAILTPLVAKFVAGPLFRRFLEKPLSKFKHTSNILLMTVVLCAFLAIAAFAGASMLFGAFLAGAFLSSIPSKEKTPSELETTSFVTTFEYYLSGPQKFILQPLFFASIGFAIPFGELWTGEVIWKGVVFTILMVLSKLVVGLVVPAWDMFSAVGFLKPAPPANERMSADWAPATLLGTAMVARGEIGLLIIQIGLNETPFLTRKAFVVGVWAIVLNTIIGPVSVGVLLEKVGDQIATDKTWGIQSKPRDIDVESAMAPEQPGQDSRLPEGKGEESIGGV, encoded by the exons ATGGCGGCCGAAGGAGGCACTGATGGAGGTTTCCAGGCGTATCATGAGCCTCATG TCATCGAgattctcatcctcatctccttctttctcttcctaGCCCTGTCCGACTGGCTAGCCGACAAGATATTTCGCGCGGGCCTAATTGGTCAAATCATCGTTGGTCTTGTCTACGGTGTCCCCTTGGCCAATATTCTCGAGATCAACTGGCGGGAGACGTTTTTGGCCCTGGGATACGTGGGTCTGCTGCTGATCACCTTTGAAG GCGGACTCACAATTCGATTGGATCTCCTACGGCAAAATTTTATCCTGAGCACCATCGCCGCTCTCTTTGGACTTCTTACCCCCATCGCCTTGTCTTTTGCCCTGTTGTATGCTGGATTCGGTCATG CCCCCTTGGAGGCCTTCATCGTCGGCACAGCTCTCTGTTCCACCTCACTCGGCACCATCTTTGTTGTCATCAACAGTGCCTCCAACGCTACTGACTACTCTCAAACTCGCATCGGAACTGTTCTCATCAGCGCCGCGGTTCTCGATGACGTTTGTGGCCTCGTCTTGGTGAGCGTCATCCACCAGCTTCGGGGCATAGCAGAAGATGGTGATGTCAACCTTGGATGGATCATTGGCCGGCCGGTGCTGGCAAGTGGCTTGCTCGCAATCTTGACCCCCCTGGTTGCCAAATTTGTCGCAGGTCCTCTGTTTCGCCGGTTTCTGGAGAAGCCCCTGTCAAAGTTCAAGCATACCTCCAACATTCTCCTGATGACGGTTGTTCTGTGTGCCTTTCTGGCCATAGCCGCTTTTGCAGGCGCATCAATGCTGTTTGGAGCCTTTCTCGCCGGCGCATTCCTCAGCAGCATACCTAGCAAGGAAAAGACCCCCTCTGAGCTAGAAACGACCTCCTTTGTGACCACATTCGAATACTACCTCAGTGGGCCCCAAAAGTTCATCCTACAGCCCTTATTCTTCGCCAGCATCGGCTTCGCGATCCCGTTTGGAGAGCTCTGGACCGGCGAGGTGATCTggaaaggggtggttttCACCATCCTGATGGTCTTGAGCAAGCTGGTCGTTGGTCTGGTCGTCCCAGCTTGGGACATGTTCTCAGCTGTGGGATTTCTCAAGCCAGCACCGCCTGCGAACGAGAGGATGAGCGCGGA CTGGGCGCCGGCGACCCTGCTCGGCACGGCCATGGTCGCGCGCGGGGAGATCGGGCTGCTGATCATCCAGATCGGCCTCAACGAGACGCCCTTCCTAACGCGCAAGGCGTTTGTGGTTGGCGTTTGGGCCATTGTGCTCAATACCATCATTGGCCCTGTGTCGGtgggtgtgttgttggagaaggttggCGACCAGATAGCCACTGACAAGACGTGGGGGATTCAGTCCAAGCCCCGAGATATCGATGTCGAGTCGGCGATGGCGCCGGAACAGCCTGGTCAAGATAGTAGACTTCCCGAAgggaaaggagaagagagcaTAGGTGGCGTTTAG
- a CDS encoding hypothetical protein (COG:S; EggNog:ENOG503PDJF) gives MITAMAGSASGSRAAILLTLIALCLGGVADAKFLSMPFTTDFDIFGSGTYGPDGPWQAVGVLLGSHERKSHLVPLEGPAVPVWPTAASMVALHSTKAGGKYNITRSGNASEPFLKITEGTSEDNASALFRFADLNSNHRTSGLMVVDAMTFTNLRFEEPGYANVQATIYVMDSSVISYPNNRTSKPTVGVLGFGRPSDLNFRGTSVLVQMKEAGLISSSSFGLHIASVPLKQRGSLILGGYEENRVIGPVGVFTKTTGLPVTYLTDVSIGYEGATEKDREDGSVWPNPVPDEASRVGLARFMQPSENGIIAIPNPAVPGIYLPPPVCANAATKLPVVWKEDLGYYLWDTTDPRYDTVMNFGGYMAFTFLDSTAANITIKIPFKLLNLTLEAPIVDEPVPYFPCHDTDSYNTGIWELGRAFLQGAFFGVNYDTNVTFLAQAPGPDMEQSATRSLEPTDRNMTGLPVKAFVNSWRKQWPELVIPDTESTLSPGALAGIIIGTLAVVGLLTTLGWFVWRRRQRGRGAQQLSGEQPSDSEMKSVSELGIPDKVEAKICPYPEKPFVEIGDSTVLELDSRGVTNVRTVRTARDLSQFSEAPDSPGVYEMPADNPFVDRQRDKEKEADRESQR, from the coding sequence ATGATAACAGCAATGGCGGGTTCGGCTTCTGGATCGAGGGCAGCGATCTTGTTGACCCTCATTGCTTTGTGCTTGGGAGGCGTTGCCGACGCAAAATTTCTTTCCATGCCTTTCACCACCGACTTCGACATCTTTGGCTCAGGTACCTACGGCCCAGATGGACCATGGCAGGCTGTCGGCGTCCTGCTCGGGAGCCATGAGCGCAAGTCCCACCTCGTGCCTCTCGAGGGTCCCGCTGTGCCGGTCTGGCCTACAGCGGCCTCGATGGTAGCCCTTCACTCGACCAAGGCTGGTGGCAAGTACAACATCACCCGCTCCGGCAACGCATCCGAACCATTCCTCAAGATCACCGAGGGCACATCCGAAGACAACGCCTCGGCCCTTTTCCGCTTCGCAGATCTGAACTCCAACCACAGGACATCCGGCCTCATGGTTGTCGACGCAATGACCTTTACCAACCTGCGATTCGAGGAGCCCGGGTACGCCAACGTCCAGGCCACGATCTATGTGATGGACTCATCCGTCATCTCTTATCCCAACAACAGAACGTCCAAACCGACCGTCGGGGTCCTAGGCTTTGGACGACCGAGCGACCTGAACTTTCGCGGGACGAGCGTTCTGGTCCAGATGAAGGAGGCCGGTCTCATATCGTCTAGCTCGTTTGGGCTGCACATCGCGAGCGTACCACTGAAGCAGCGGGGCTCGCTAATCTTGGGGGGATACGAAGAAAACAGAGTTATAGGTCCCGTAGGCGTCTTCACAAAGACAACCGGCCTGCCAGTCACCTATCTGACCGACGTCAGCATCGGATACGAGGGCGCCACAGAGAAGGACAGGGAAGACGGGAGCGTGTGGCCCAACCCAGTACCAGACGAAGCGAGCAGAGTCGGTCTCGCGCGATTCATGCAGCCATCAGAAAATGGCATCATCGCCATTCCCAACCCAGCAGTTCCCGGCATctacctccctcctcccgtgTGCGCCAACGCAGCGACGAAGCTCCCTGTTGTATGGAAGGAAGACCTCGGGTATTATCTCTGGGACACAACAGACCCCCGTTACGACACGGTGATGAACTTTGGCGGCTACATGGCTTTCACCTTCCTCGactcaacagcagccaacatcaccatcaaaaTCCCATTCAAACTGCTCAATCTCACACTGGAGGCACCGATTGTCGACGAGCCGGTCCCCTATTTTCCATGCCACGACACCGACAGCTACAACACCGGCATCTGGGAACTGGGCCGAGCTTTTCTCCAGGGAGCTTTCTTTGGCGTCAACTACGACACAAACGTCACGTTTCTGGCGCAGGCCCCAGGCCCTGATATGGAACAAAGTGCGACACGATCCTTGGAGCCCACAGACCGAAACATGACCGGTCTGCCCGTCAAGGCATTCGTCAATAGCTGGCGGAAACAATGGCCGGAGCTTGTGATTCCTGATACCGAGTCCACTCTCAGCCCGGGAGCTCTGGCAGGTATCATCATTGGGACCCTAGCGGTTGTTGGTCTACTCACGACTCTTGGCTGGTTTGTCTGGCGGCGGAGACAACGGGGTAGGGGGGCGCAACAGTTATCGGGGGAGCAGCCGTCGGATTCTGAAATGAAGTCCGTGAGTGAATTGGGCATCCCGGACAAGGTTGAAGCAAAAATATGCCCTTACCCGGAGAAGCCGTTTGTGGAGATAGGCGATAGCACTGTCCTGGAGCTGGACTCGAGAGGTGTAACAAATGTGAGGACCGTGAGGACGGCGCGGGATCTGTCCCAGTTCAGCGAGGCACCGGACTCACCGGGTGTATACGAGATGCCTGCCGATAATCCATTTGTGGACCGGCAAAGGGataaagaaaaggaggcggACAGGGAAAGTCAACGGTGA
- a CDS encoding hypothetical protein (EggNog:ENOG503NZGU; CAZy:GH131), with translation MHKHGIPLLFASLVTSVSAQSCRLQFDGRVSPSFGVAGFDTPNNIFSETNTGFRRAELLPASNSGIDGSTTGIKTLHFSIGKDAQRPLNLSHEYQLVFLESNDFSTNQFVLKTGSILGGDTAVDPDTLQLFGNVNQTPSKLLFSVPFLDGVFHNFAVTLDFDALTTQVFFSAGGDPLEAVTQVISNDVSGQGQFHFGLLKKPTDAVGDITRNGFQEDGIDEGIIFGGIFQEDSSAGCVSLRP, from the exons ATGCACAAACACGGAAttcctcttctcttcgcTTCGCTGGTTACCTCCGTTTCTGCCCAGAGCTGCCGTCTTCAGTTTGATGGCCGCGTTTCGCCAAGCTTCGGTGTCGCTGGTTTCGACACTCCAAATAACATTTTCAGCGAGACCAAT ACTGGTTTCCGTCGCGCTGAGCTCCTTCCTGCCAGCAACTCTGGCATCGACGGCAGCACCACAGGCATCAAGACCCTCCATTTCAGCATAGGCAAGGACGCACAACGCCCGCTGAATCTGTCTCACGAATATCAGCTGGTGTTTCTTGAAAGCAACGATTTTAGCACCAATCAATTCGTCTTGAAAACGGGCAGCATTCTGGGCGGTGACACAGCTGTCGACCCTGATACCCTACAGTTATTTGGAAATGTCAACCAAACCCCATCAAAACTTCTCTTCAGCGTCCCATTTCTGGACGGCGTTTTCCACAACTTTGCTGTTACACTAGACTTTGACGCCCT CACTACCCAGGTCTTTTTTTCAGCCGGCGGGGATCCCCTCGAGGCCGTGACCCAGGTCATCTCCAACGACGTCAGCGGGCAAGGACAGTTCCACTTTGGCTTGCTCAAAAAGCCGACTGATGCGGTTGGCGATATTACAAGAAACGGGTTTCAAGAAGACGGTATCGACGAGGGCATCATCTTTGGCGGCATCTTCCAAGAGGACAGCTCGGCGGGTTGCGTCAGCTTGCGGCCGTGA